The Chiroxiphia lanceolata isolate bChiLan1 chromosome 3, bChiLan1.pri, whole genome shotgun sequence DNA segment CTAAGACATCCACTCCCAGGTCACTGTGTACAGAGGATGGTTCCTACAGCCATACCAAGCTTTGGGACACCAGGCACTTCTAGTCCCAGGTCTGCACATGCAGGAGGTTGGCTTCTGCCCCTTCTCACAGGCAAACCTCTTCACTAAAAGGGGTGGCTTGGGGTCCCTAAACAGTGCCTGTGTTAATGTTGGTTGCTTACTTGCAGTCATAGGAACATTTTGGTATGATGGGTCATCTCACTCAGTGCCTCCTGAGATACATGAAGCTGAAAGCACAGGCTAACCTgtgcattttagaaaaaaacatcacCATCACCATGTGCCATCACCACATGgcagtcctgtttaatatctttaatatctttattgatgatctggatgtggggattgagtgtaccattagcaaatttgcagatgacactaagttagggggaatgttgatctgctggaagggaggagggctctgcagagggacctggacaagctggagagatggtctgatttcaacgggatgaggttcaacaaggccaagtgtcaGCACTgtggccacaacaaccccatgcagtgctacaggctggggacagagtggctggagagcagccaggcagaaagggacctgggggtttgtattgacaggaagctgaacatgagccagcagtgtgcccaggtgactaagaaggccaatggcatcctggcctggatcaggaacagtgtggccagtaggaccagggaagtgattcttcccctgtcctcagtgctggtgaggctacacctggagtactgtgtccagctctggtcCCCTCAGTccaggaaggatattgaggtgcttCTCCCAGGTgatcagcagcaggacaagagggcacggtcttaagctgtgccaggggaggtttaggttggatattaggatgaaattttttacagagagagtaatccAAActtggaatgagctgcccaaggaggtggtggattcaccatctcTAAAcgtttttaagatgagactggatgtggcacttagtgccatggtctagtaaccacagcagtgttggatttgatgatctcggaggtcttttccaacacggtggattctatgattctatggctAATCGTTACACTGACTGCTGATAGCTCGCAATATTTGCTGTTCGCATTCACTGTCCTGGAATCATTCGCACACACACTCCTCACGAAGAGAAGAAAACGATCGCATTCAGCATCCTAATGCTGCAGGTATGCAGTATTTATAAACGTAGTGCGTATGACGGAGCAacactgcatttccttttttttaaaaaaaaaaaagccacaaaccaCCCAGCAAGCCGAATTTCCCGGGGAGCGCCCTGCCGCGGGCACGCCGTTCCGCCTCTGCCGGCGGCGAGGAGCGATCACCCACGCCTCGCTGGGACCGGGGGCGGCCCAAAGGCTGCGCCGCCGGCACCGCGGCTCGCTCGGGGTGCTCCACGTTGCGCTCCGCCGGGCAGGGGCGGTAAGCGAGACAAACCAAGCCAAGCCCAGCCGTGCAAAGCCGAGCCTACTCGagccgccccgccccgcccctgGTCTGTCCCCGCCCCCGCCGGTGCGGGCCCACcccccggcggcggggccgctgCGCCGCCGAGCCATGCGAGGCTTTAAGCGGCAGGTGCGGGGGAGCGGAGCACACGCACaggcggcggctgcggcggccCGGCGGTAGCGGCGGGCGGGCGCCTTTGGGCTCGGCGGGAGCCGCGGCGGAGCGGAGCATGTCGGTGGTGACCGGGGGCAGCGAGGCagcggcgggaggcggcggcgggaaCCGCGTTTTCTTCCAGAGCCCCCGCgccggcggcgggagcggcggctcCTCCGGCAGCACCTCCCGGGAGGACTCGGTgtcggcggcggcggcggtggtgCAGGTCCAGCAGCGGCGCCACCAGCAGGGGAAAGTAACGGTGAAATACGATCGGAAGGAGCTGCGGAAGCGGCTGGTGCTGGAGGAGTGGATCgtggagcagctggggcagctctaCGGCTGCGAGGTGCGGGGCCGGGGTCTCGGGGTCCCCGGCGCGGTTGCTGCCGCCGCAGTCCCCTCGCCCGCCGCTGCCTTCCTCGCCCCCGGCATCCTCCTCCCGCCCCGACTCGCCTTTCGGCGGTGGGCAGGGGAGCGCTGTCACCGCCACCTCCAAATGACATTCCTggcccgccgccccctccctgccgccgccccgcgcctcCGTGGTGCCCTGCGGCAGGGAACGGGGGGAAGGCGTTCCCCGTCCTGCAGAAGGGGTGTCCCCCGTACCCTCCCGAGCTGAATGGGAGGGGACCGCCCTGTGGGGACGGGCGGTGGCTACCGCACGGCCGGGCACGGACCGGCCCCTCTTCTCCGAGGGTGACGGGCGGTGTGCCCGCGGCGTGTTTGGCCGGGAGCcgctgtccctgcagccctccagGGCAGGGCGGACCGGGGCTCGGGGCCGGGCGGGCTTCGGTCTCCGTTAGCCGCGAGGCTGGGCGAGCGCCGGGGCGGCCGGCGGGCCGGAGTGGGCAGCGGTGTGTGgcgggggggaggaggagagagcgGGAGCTGCACGGGGGCTGTGCGGAGGTGGCTCTTGTGGAGGAAGGACTCCGGTGCGCATACGGTCCCCTCTGGACCGTGGTTTTTCATTACCCCGACTGATAGAAGCGGAGTAGATACTGGCCAGGAAATTTCAGTGAGCAGTTCGAAGATCATTAGGGCGAGGATCGAAAACACTGGGGGGTTGTATGTACCTAAGTTATAGGTATCAAACCTGTTTTTCTGTTACTCTGGGCAAAGAGTGAGCGTTGCCAGAATGAATTCTCTTTTGTAGAGGACAGGTGAGCAGAACGATGTTTCAAGTTTGTTCAAAGGAATGGCAACTGTTGTTGTTCTTATAGAGATAACAAAGTTGTAAGTAAAGGAAGTACCAGTACATTGTTTTGTCAAagcttcattaaaaatgtagaCCTTCTAGTCCCCAGGAGATCCTACCTCTCTTCCATCTCAGGTATTTACTGTTATAAAGGATCAAAATGTTGAGGATGACCTGACATTTGCACATACTTTTCCCATCAGTAATCTAATTCACTTTTATTAGAGTCTTCTGAAGTGAGATTTGTTGAAGCTAAATGTGAATTTTGCAGCTAGCATCTCTGGAGCCAACATCTCACACCAGGGCTCCTGGGCattctggagctgggaaggcaaGAGCTTGACAGTCCTTGAGGTGTGGATGTCTTGAGTGGATGTGAAAACGTAAATAACCTGCATGGAATATCTAGCACACACGTAATACAAATGTTTAAAGAGACTCCTTTAATCTCAAAACCAGTTTATCAGCCAATTTGTTAGAAGCATGCCTAAGAAATGTGCATGTGGCAAGTTAGACTTCCTTAACTATTCACATCCATGAGCTATGGGAAGGAAAGATACAAATGGAGACtctagttaaaaataataaaaataaacagttcttACTCCTTGTCTTGGTGTG contains these protein-coding regions:
- the PPP1R14C gene encoding protein phosphatase 1 regulatory subunit 14C isoform X3, with the protein product MSVVTGGSEAAAGGGGGNRVFFQSPRAGGGSGGSSGSTSREDSVSAAAAVVQVQQRRHQQGKVTVKYDRKELRKRLVLEEWIVEQLGQLYGCEKLSANQKHRSDFVLDFQELQRISDLHQSALDPSPKDVEQLAF
- the PPP1R14C gene encoding protein phosphatase 1 regulatory subunit 14C isoform X1; protein product: MSVVTGGSEAAAGGGGGNRVFFQSPRAGGGSGGSSGSTSREDSVSAAAAVVQVQQRRHQQGKVTVKYDRKELRKRLVLEEWIVEQLGQLYGCEEEEMPEVEIDIDDLLDAANEEERALKLQETLVDCYKPTEEFIKELLTRIRGMRKLSPPQKKSI
- the PPP1R14C gene encoding protein phosphatase 1 regulatory subunit 14C isoform X2, encoding MSVVTGGSEAAAGGGGGNRVFFQSPRAGGGSGGSSGSTSREDSVSAAAAVVQVQQRRHQQGKVTVKYDRKELRKRLVLEEWIVEQLGQLYGCEKLSANQKHRSDFVLDFQELQRISDLHQSALDPRFVPPCSLLDFGDSSVSSSSASQQGV